Proteins encoded in a region of the Helicobacter colisuis genome:
- a CDS encoding NADH-quinone oxidoreductase subunit G gives MEMIQIKIDNREILCKEGETILNVARANDIFIPAICYLSCCSPTLACKMCMVEADGKRVYACNAKVKEGMEVVVNTPEIEEERIAIMQTYDVNHPLQCGVCDKSGECELQNYTHYVGIREQKYALKDDYKAFNHWGQTVYDPNLCIVCERCVTLCKDKIGKAYIKTIKRDGEMPDKEYKETMPKDAFGVWNKAKKSLIGPSGSGDCQDCGECASVCPVGALGIGHFQYQSNAWELEKIPSTCVYCGNGCPLTYEVKQESISGEKRKIYRVTSDWNFATLCPAGRLAFETNHQEIPYETLKNKDAFNATIVAFKESKTIRFLGNVTNEEALILQTLKQRYNYRLVCDEVFAFQEFLAEFASGSGSLGKATQKEITQSTFVMCFGGAMSYDMPVVTHSINNAMKQNKGATLAYFHTMRDCVASGFVKPANLVEAFYKPQSEEAFALLLASICIPEIPHSLKDQIQKYEKKIFKEIIQSNEKSETAEEIKENKEILSSELVEYCLLEEANCAFKKDNLEFDIEALRKMALSAENPILIVGLDVYRAKNAKNIARILALIEKYSKFKIMLLPPSPNALGISLICELSQEKEGYTIGYNTKGDFRIGTESDNVLIMPYLQEQEGTFVNVDKRVVPLSNAIPYKGYELNDIAKELGLDLEHTIDYTQELPMQKGFRCVEYDSLKYGFLNDGTEIRGYLLNPLIEEKEIKVEEVRLDLLESYNLYARDAMAHFSRETLQSQLLYSKNGLQVSEALAKSLGVESGNLVEVIFDDSKVLAVEVVVDKEMEGGIAALGVCGLEKFEYFPQSRYARAQIKVIK, from the coding sequence ATGGAAATGATTCAAATTAAAATAGACAATCGTGAAATACTTTGCAAAGAGGGCGAGACTATTTTAAATGTGGCACGCGCTAATGATATTTTTATACCTGCGATCTGCTACCTCTCTTGCTGTTCTCCAACTCTAGCTTGCAAAATGTGTATGGTAGAGGCTGATGGTAAGCGAGTGTATGCTTGTAATGCTAAGGTAAAAGAGGGTATGGAAGTGGTCGTAAATACTCCTGAGATAGAAGAGGAGAGAATTGCGATTATGCAAACCTATGATGTCAATCATCCTTTGCAATGTGGTGTGTGTGATAAGAGTGGGGAGTGTGAATTGCAAAATTACACACATTATGTTGGAATAAGAGAGCAAAAATACGCACTCAAAGATGATTATAAAGCTTTTAATCATTGGGGGCAAACAGTTTATGATCCAAATTTATGTATTGTGTGTGAGCGATGTGTAACATTGTGTAAAGATAAAATAGGCAAAGCTTATATTAAAACCATCAAAAGAGATGGGGAAATGCCTGATAAAGAATACAAAGAAACAATGCCAAAAGATGCTTTTGGAGTTTGGAATAAAGCAAAAAAATCACTCATAGGACCAAGTGGCAGTGGAGATTGTCAGGATTGTGGAGAATGTGCGAGTGTGTGTCCTGTAGGAGCTTTGGGGATTGGGCATTTTCAATATCAATCTAATGCATGGGAGCTAGAAAAGATTCCTAGCACTTGTGTGTATTGTGGAAATGGCTGTCCTTTGACTTATGAAGTCAAGCAAGAGAGCATAAGTGGAGAAAAAAGAAAAATCTATCGTGTTACAAGTGATTGGAACTTTGCAACTCTCTGTCCGGCAGGACGCTTGGCTTTTGAAACTAATCATCAAGAGATTCCTTATGAGACTTTAAAAAACAAAGACGCCTTTAATGCAACCATCGTGGCTTTTAAAGAATCAAAAACCATTCGATTTTTGGGGAATGTTACTAATGAAGAAGCTTTGATTTTGCAAACTTTAAAGCAGAGGTATAATTACCGCTTGGTGTGCGATGAAGTGTTTGCCTTTCAAGAGTTTTTGGCAGAATTTGCTAGTGGCAGTGGAAGTTTGGGCAAAGCCACGCAAAAGGAAATAACTCAAAGCACCTTTGTAATGTGTTTTGGTGGAGCAATGAGCTATGATATGCCAGTGGTAACACATAGCATTAATAATGCTATGAAGCAAAACAAAGGTGCTACTTTGGCATATTTTCATACGATGAGAGATTGTGTGGCAAGTGGGTTTGTTAAACCTGCAAATTTGGTAGAAGCATTTTATAAGCCTCAAAGTGAGGAAGCATTTGCGCTCTTGTTAGCTAGTATTTGTATCCCAGAGATTCCACATTCTCTAAAAGATCAAATCCAAAAATATGAGAAGAAAATCTTTAAAGAAATTATTCAAAGTAATGAAAAATCAGAAACAGCAGAGGAAATTAAAGAAAATAAAGAAATTCTAAGTAGCGAATTGGTGGAATATTGTCTTTTAGAAGAAGCTAATTGTGCTTTTAAAAAGGATAATCTAGAGTTTGATATTGAGGCTTTAAGGAAAATGGCTTTGAGTGCTGAAAATCCGATTTTGATTGTTGGGCTTGATGTGTATCGTGCAAAAAATGCTAAAAATATTGCTCGCATTTTAGCTTTGATTGAAAAATATTCAAAGTTTAAAATTATGCTTTTGCCACCTAGTCCTAATGCACTAGGAATCTCTTTGATTTGTGAGTTAAGCCAAGAAAAAGAAGGCTATACAATAGGCTATAACACAAAAGGAGATTTTAGAATCGGCACAGAAAGTGATAATGTGCTTATTATGCCTTATTTACAAGAACAAGAAGGAACTTTTGTTAATGTAGATAAGCGAGTTGTTCCGCTCTCTAATGCAATTCCCTACAAGGGTTATGAGCTTAATGACATTGCAAAAGAGCTTGGTTTGGACTTGGAGCATACCATTGACTACACGCAAGAATTGCCTATGCAAAAGGGCTTTAGATGTGTGGAGTATGATAGTTTAAAATATGGCTTTTTAAATGATGGGACAGAGATACGCGGTTATTTGCTTAACCCCTTAATTGAAGAAAAAGAGATTAAAGTAGAAGAAGTGCGACTAGATCTGCTAGAATCCTATAATCTCTATGCAAGAGATGCTATGGCGCATTTTTCTAGAGAAACGCTTCAATCACAGCTTTTGTATTCTAAAAATGGATTACAGGTTTCAGAGGCTTTGGCAAAGAGCTTGGGAGTAGAATCAGGCAATCTTGTAGAAGTGATTTTTGATGATTCTAAGGTATTAGCAGTGGAAGTTGTTGTTGATAAAGAAATGGAAGGCGGAATTGCAGCGCTTGGAGTGTGTGGCTTGGAGAAGTTTGAATATTTCCCTCAAAGTCGTTATGCAAGAGCGCAAATAAAGGTTATAAAATGA
- the nuoH gene encoding NADH-quinone oxidoreductase subunit NuoH, whose translation MMGFVIETCIKVLLVVLIFFALAGFSTYIERKVLAFFQRRLGPAIVGPFGILQILADGIKLFTKEDIVPSGANSLIFRIAPVITAATAFIAMAPIPFFPEFELFGRVIQPIISDINVGVLFVLGVGAAGLYGPLLGGISANSKYSLLGAARTAIQLLSFEVVSGLSLLAPIMLVGSLSLVDINQYQSNGIANWLIFSQPLAFVLFLFAGYAELNRTPFDLLEHEAEIIAGYATEYAGMRWGMFFIGEYANMITLSFLVSLLFLGGFNPLWFIPGGIAIILKVMFFIFLFMWVRAAFPHIRPDQLMGMCWKVLFPLALLNILITGIVVLGGGL comes from the coding sequence ATGATGGGATTTGTGATTGAGACTTGTATTAAAGTTTTGTTGGTAGTTTTAATATTTTTTGCATTAGCAGGATTTTCAACTTATATTGAGCGTAAAGTTTTGGCTTTTTTTCAAAGAAGACTTGGACCTGCAATAGTGGGACCTTTTGGGATTTTGCAGATTTTAGCAGATGGAATCAAGCTTTTTACAAAAGAGGACATTGTCCCAAGTGGTGCTAATTCTTTGATTTTTAGAATTGCACCAGTGATCACTGCTGCTACGGCTTTTATTGCAATGGCTCCCATTCCATTTTTTCCAGAATTTGAGCTTTTTGGTAGGGTGATTCAGCCGATTATTTCAGATATTAATGTTGGTGTTTTGTTTGTGCTTGGAGTGGGAGCTGCTGGACTTTATGGACCACTTTTAGGGGGGATTAGTGCAAATAGTAAATATTCACTTTTGGGGGCTGCTAGGACAGCAATTCAGCTTTTGAGTTTTGAAGTAGTTTCTGGATTATCGCTTTTAGCACCTATTATGCTTGTTGGTTCTTTGTCACTTGTAGATATTAATCAATATCAAAGCAATGGAATCGCAAATTGGCTTATTTTTTCTCAACCTTTAGCTTTTGTTTTGTTTTTGTTTGCAGGCTATGCGGAGTTAAATCGAACGCCTTTTGATTTGTTGGAGCATGAAGCTGAGATTATAGCAGGGTATGCCACAGAGTATGCAGGAATGCGTTGGGGAATGTTCTTTATTGGAGAGTATGCAAATATGATTACTCTTTCATTTCTTGTTTCGTTGTTATTTTTGGGTGGCTTTAATCCGCTTTGGTTTATTCCTGGTGGGATTGCCATTATCTTAAAAGTAATGTTTTTTATTTTTCTGTTTATGTGGGTTAGAGCAGCATTTCCACACATTAGACCCGATCAACTTATGGGAATGTGCTGGAAAGTCTTGTTTCCTTTAGCACTTTTGAATATTTTAATTACAGGAATTGTTGTTTTAGGTGGTGGTCTATGA
- the nuoI gene encoding NADH-quinone oxidoreductase subunit NuoI: MSRYVKLVDQNPKLNYTQKFVKFWNRALKGELFVGLWLVLKELLKAQIHTVQYPLEKLPLSPRYRSVHELKRLLESGNERCIGCGLCEKICVSNCIRMETAYGEDKRKKVLEYTINFGRCIYCGLCAEVCPELAIVHGKRYENASEQRASFSLKEDMLTPMDKILSGLDSEYEGVGSVSIDADKKIKATPLKYLEKLEQKDEEKGVENV; this comes from the coding sequence ATGAGTCGATATGTTAAATTGGTGGATCAAAATCCAAAGCTTAACTATACACAGAAGTTTGTAAAGTTTTGGAATCGTGCATTAAAGGGCGAGTTGTTTGTGGGGCTTTGGTTGGTATTAAAGGAGCTTTTAAAAGCACAAATTCACACGGTGCAGTATCCACTAGAAAAACTACCTTTAAGCCCAAGGTATCGCTCTGTGCATGAATTAAAGCGATTATTGGAGAGTGGAAATGAGCGGTGCATTGGTTGTGGGTTGTGTGAAAAGATTTGTGTTTCTAATTGTATTCGTATGGAAACAGCTTATGGGGAAGATAAGCGCAAGAAAGTTTTAGAATATACCATCAATTTTGGTCGTTGCATTTATTGTGGGCTTTGTGCAGAAGTTTGTCCTGAGTTAGCTATCGTGCATGGCAAGCGCTATGAAAATGCAAGCGAACAGCGAGCCTCGTTTTCTTTAAAAGAGGATATGCTAACGCCTATGGACAAAATACTATCTGGCTTAGATAGTGAATATGAAGGAGTGGGAAGTGTTAGCATAGATGCTGATAAAAAAATCAAAGCAACTCCATTAAAGTATTTAGAAAAATTAGAGCAAAAAGATGAAGAAAAAGGGGTTGAAAATGTTTGA
- a CDS encoding NADH-quinone oxidoreductase subunit J, which yields MFEAIAFYVFSALTLAMFLVVVSTSSILYALSALAAGMIFISGFFFLLGAEFLGVVQIVVYTGAIIVLYAFAIMFFDVQKLQTERVENPRVLFLLTGLSALLLVVVVAVPIVSENLTQLSPQIPINKEIGNVQMIGYMLFTKFLIPFEIAAIMLLVAMIAGIILAGKGMQHSLTLNESEEIQAKDKE from the coding sequence ATGTTTGAGGCTATTGCTTTTTATGTTTTTAGTGCATTAACTTTAGCAATGTTTTTGGTTGTGGTAAGCACAAGCAGTATTCTTTATGCTTTGAGTGCTTTGGCGGCAGGAATGATTTTTATTTCTGGCTTTTTCTTTTTGCTCGGTGCAGAGTTTTTAGGGGTTGTGCAAATTGTTGTTTATACAGGGGCTATTATCGTGCTTTATGCTTTTGCAATTATGTTTTTTGATGTGCAAAAATTACAAACTGAAAGGGTTGAAAATCCTCGTGTTTTATTTTTATTAACAGGACTTAGTGCCTTGCTTTTGGTAGTGGTTGTAGCTGTTCCCATTGTAAGTGAAAATCTCACTCAACTCTCACCACAGATTCCAATCAATAAAGAAATAGGAAATGTGCAGATGATAGGGTATATGCTTTTTACAAAATTCCTAATTCCTTTTGAAATTGCTGCTATTATGCTTTTGGTGGCAATGATTGCAGGAATTATTTTGGCGGGTAAGGGTATGCAGCATTCTCTTACTTTAAATGAGAGCGAAGAAATACAAGCAAAGGATAAAGAATGA
- the nuoK gene encoding NADH-quinone oxidoreductase subunit NuoK gives MITLNHYLIVSVLMFVIGVFGILRRKNLLMLFFSTEILLNAVNIGLVAIGYYLGDLKGQLFAFFILAVAASEVAVGVGLLIAWHKKYHTLDLDSLQTMKG, from the coding sequence ATGATCACACTAAATCATTATTTGATTGTATCGGTTTTAATGTTTGTAATTGGTGTGTTTGGGATATTAAGGCGCAAAAATCTTTTAATGTTATTTTTTTCAACAGAGATTTTGTTAAATGCGGTGAATATCGGCTTAGTTGCCATTGGGTATTACTTGGGGGATTTAAAGGGGCAGCTTTTTGCCTTTTTTATTCTTGCAGTTGCAGCAAGTGAAGTTGCTGTTGGGGTTGGGTTATTGATTGCTTGGCATAAAAAATATCATACGCTTGATTTAGATTCTTTACAAACAATGAAGGGCTAG
- the nuoL gene encoding NADH-quinone oxidoreductase subunit L, whose protein sequence is MEWILYMALFSPLVGAFFGIPFASKSKFLFVGVFATLMLGVSFVASLMLFVYAFQGGVLKVVLMDWIGAGGLYIPFGFLIDSVSATMVLVVTLVSLCVHLYSIGYMKHDESFNRFFVYLSAFVFSMLILVMSDNFAGLFIGWEGVGLCSWLLIGFWYGRDSASFAANEAFIMNRIADLGMLLGIFLIYWVFGTLNYEIVLSNIYEAPYGILVAIGILLFVGAMGKSAQFPLHTWLADAMEGPTPVSALIHAATMVTAGVYLVVRANPLYAMIPEVSFAIASLGAFVAVFAASMALVNKDLKRIIAYSTLSQLGYMFVAAGLGAYWIALFHLATHAFFKSLLFLGAGNVMHAMNDKLDITKMGALYKPLKYTAILMILASIALAGIYPFSGFFSKDKILEAAFGSEAYVLWGMLLVGAFLTAFYSFRLIMLVFFVEKRHEETPHEAYPYMIYAMIPLGILAVFSGLFESNFHHFILKTLPDFDSNLNQKVIWILIGATTIIALSGILFAIFKYKNGGFSKKWEETFVYRLLSQQYYIPKFYEIVFIRGYEKISQLMWSIDKKVVDFVVDAIAYLLSDSGEKLRVIQSGNLSKMLRIMFFGLVFLLALVFVYRENLWITF, encoded by the coding sequence ATGGAATGGATTTTATATATGGCTTTGTTTTCGCCTTTAGTGGGTGCATTTTTTGGGATTCCCTTTGCTTCAAAAAGTAAATTCTTATTTGTAGGAGTATTTGCAACTTTAATGCTAGGGGTTTCGTTTGTAGCCTCTTTAATGCTGTTTGTTTATGCTTTTCAAGGCGGAGTTTTAAAAGTCGTGCTTATGGATTGGATTGGGGCTGGGGGGCTTTATATTCCTTTTGGTTTTTTGATTGATAGTGTAAGTGCGACAATGGTGCTTGTAGTAACGCTTGTTTCTTTATGCGTTCATTTATATTCAATTGGTTATATGAAACACGATGAAAGTTTTAATCGCTTTTTTGTTTATTTGAGTGCTTTTGTGTTTTCTATGCTGATTTTAGTAATGAGCGATAATTTTGCTGGATTGTTTATTGGCTGGGAGGGTGTAGGACTCTGTTCTTGGTTGCTGATTGGCTTTTGGTACGGAAGAGATTCGGCTTCTTTTGCCGCCAATGAGGCGTTTATTATGAATCGGATTGCTGATCTTGGAATGCTGCTTGGAATCTTTTTAATTTACTGGGTGTTTGGCACTTTAAATTATGAAATTGTTTTAAGCAATATTTATGAAGCGCCTTATGGGATTTTAGTAGCAATTGGAATCTTGCTTTTTGTGGGTGCAATGGGTAAGAGTGCGCAGTTTCCACTTCATACTTGGCTTGCCGATGCGATGGAGGGACCAACTCCTGTTTCTGCGCTAATCCATGCTGCAACAATGGTAACAGCTGGGGTTTATCTTGTGGTTAGAGCAAATCCTCTTTATGCGATGATTCCTGAAGTGAGTTTTGCTATTGCTTCTTTAGGGGCTTTTGTAGCTGTTTTTGCAGCGAGTATGGCACTTGTTAATAAGGATTTAAAGCGCATTATTGCTTATTCAACACTCTCGCAGTTGGGTTATATGTTTGTAGCAGCTGGGCTTGGTGCGTATTGGATAGCACTTTTCCACTTAGCCACTCACGCATTTTTTAAATCTTTGTTGTTTTTGGGAGCTGGAAATGTTATGCATGCTATGAATGATAAATTGGATATTACTAAAATGGGAGCTTTGTATAAACCGCTAAAATACACTGCGATTTTAATGATTCTAGCTTCAATTGCATTAGCAGGAATCTATCCTTTCTCTGGCTTTTTCTCCAAAGATAAAATTTTAGAAGCAGCTTTTGGAAGCGAAGCTTATGTGCTTTGGGGAATGTTGCTTGTGGGAGCATTTTTAACCGCTTTTTATAGTTTTAGATTGATTATGCTTGTATTTTTTGTGGAAAAAAGGCACGAAGAAACTCCACACGAAGCTTATCCTTATATGATTTATGCAATGATTCCACTTGGTATTTTGGCGGTTTTTAGTGGTTTGTTTGAATCAAATTTTCACCATTTTATCTTAAAGACTCTGCCCGATTTTGATTCTAATTTAAATCAAAAAGTAATATGGATTTTAATTGGAGCAACAACTATTATCGCACTTAGTGGAATTTTATTTGCGATTTTTAAATATAAAAATGGTGGTTTTTCTAAAAAGTGGGAAGAAACTTTTGTTTATAGACTTTTATCGCAGCAGTATTACATTCCTAAATTTTATGAAATTGTTTTTATACGTGGTTATGAAAAAATATCACAATTGATGTGGAGTATTGATAAAAAGGTGGTTGATTTTGTGGTGGATGCGATTGCTTATTTGTTAAGTGATAGTGGAGAGAAGTTGCGCGTGATTCAGAGTGGAAATCTATCTAAAATGTTACGCATTATGTTTTTTGGGTTAGTGTTTTTGTTAGCACTTGTATTTGTTTATAGGGAGAACTTATGGATTACATTCTAA